In Drosophila yakuba strain Tai18E2 chromosome 2R, Prin_Dyak_Tai18E2_2.1, whole genome shotgun sequence, a single genomic region encodes these proteins:
- the LOC6531015 gene encoding protein dopey-1 homolog yields the protein MESADALVEEQKLMAEAKYRTYVTNIDKALRNFEYSSEWADLISALGKLSKAISSNTQYQVIPRRLKIAKRLAQCMHPALPSGVHLKALETYSVIFSKTGPERLATEFIYSAGLFPLLGYAAMNVRPALLAIYETYFVPLGDKLRPALSGFLNGVLPGYDCGLDHFERISTLLKQVCNAVNPMHFYTVLWESVANNAAIRLPAITYLLEHFNKRLDMQEQIYIMGHNREIMMSALCVCLNDSLILVQRNTLEFLLLGFPMHTVLLSEDDLVKLVTNGLNTILRRDMSLNRRLFSWLLGSEVAKNTPTYDTLSLDTSNAPLEEEPEPYFVKHSRHILIRALITTLRLSLECAPMDLKPYRIMLSLLDKAEIGSAVLDYVLHDIIRAMYISSGNAEALKSANLLFATFDPAYIWSYMTNMFEKACQQANSTQDHSQAGETSGKYACDVGSGDPCVLEICVLTEFLLETVSLEMYTETTRVYLPKVFLAITQLLSLHMDHVSSNEITASLKLCMKIVSRVQPMITSPIKLNKLIEQSGGSSSDEKITMNLASEAGKAETGAQGSSLEKSKSDSRLNQFAENTLNSADPNDEELIRRSASNQSVGRQSPNKKKAKSISRLSELDKDISASDTGQQSSSDLDTPRSIKKLKAKAKVPFIRSPKKQRPKDIVLIQSNASPEVGDGPSSEEPKSAPPDQTPQFQLDEESRATQQRGFSILEKCIRQYEIFFEVYLSRKLLHIESEPKECSVKVQLQRTTSTIHTSNLFMAEQVLDHECPVRQSQIERLFNLLRVDIVPRSKQLQRLLNRSLPLPASASELSSDSEAQEDMQQSRLIDGQTQRSVQQLAELQLSLSLRGAVKLASTLLVEMSTFPNCNKHVVLDKNEPELPNWLKVLCLVACFAQSDKELQVASITTLFDLISLLRSQIEHTTSPGVTFVVMLPLLKFGHVSYMEQHTRVFQLVSSILWDYLGSAGIDPAQIAALLHQLHSCLESGLVETVIGNRMQSQHLLQVQPQSRSDLGKAAIRNFQMERLAEAQLLCPTESTERLRESQARSFKKFELLWHLGRDKQTARGFEKTLLKVLDTLALPHYMSERTFVTNWLQASLLRGDLARLTKPLYKILLSASSKRVGIVHMQQLYRESETEVTPAFERDVYAISSEQGNVKYHHMETSSGSKKKSPIRNFPKKIFGVTLSGGKANKVSNFVSDKSTVAACAEASQDMNTIGLIINPLENANDFDDETDLEEPRIEIPHKETPLEQKLASAMDESEQPSQEQPTQQPDHSLQYDQDITDHSDSSDFESDSELRETSIEKEDSLTVSSSAGVSDDVKRFVGDCESVTDALTQHEKIKSRKTYRLTREKTPGETSLNSLEQKDHDSISDLQADALPADEYFKEDKKLGKRKKLLTSGDKKRLSCISKTSTDSNISGSHAEQPEHEEESEPATESTINVEDKRRNLSLETSKLQPDMQKTLEKGKQNVEILRQNNAAAAAAAAAAAEEQISVRSSMKSTVSLTDAAHLYHNHLLIYLAIYDTRQTLYALQTLRNIICCDKRTFLCLSITTSFSSASLKQLLVRHRKSISGKGFDGGVGNSEYAQGYRGCMQLELLVTLCLFYARGYFQKESLDAQRQPPTLQDIVNNRRIQLESIELLTLICSELIEIVKGMGRGLANYIADLLARAKLQKVMLHCLNSSVCSYGRRANTNSGSYAEQVLSFNDPQDDQLHADCFQLQLLRLLLAVIRLEHEVHQLRQDTPPAAGEDSAGNASPTRLAEGATANVKYLPNCLISQQPMFLAAVLGALQQERLRHLHRNWTDLVTSSLNCFSFGSLTNIVISVVHQLCSNLDRISKMGLPQQRHFPPDYVVSQLEALTILCHYCLLDNTQQTALSHLFNQAYPQTSSSAQSSSTGQLLNSIVHSFLSASESSTSAPAPRNPQLQAARNAVLSHLPRIMSSVAAIWDSELGQLRPVRQQLLEFLSPVSLHHGCNFLAAVAVTWQQRGIATNMSGLSIAEQFQKNSMLQACPAQLSLVSLVSSIRVMPMDSFVMTLHHVVRSPPPIHRPPAQLSIEVSALELFYFYMKSAPAPQLADAWSSLLALIRDGLNLTPPAQFALLMLLNEFVQRCPQMPFQDKKEVRELHDVTSRLVDSLSSVAGSCLEQTTWLRRNLAVKEDTDGLAKDNSVGGGGLQQYSLQAQSVLAAILSNLLDVAYGSQEKDKVVNIVTPLLYNITPYLKNHTARNVPFFYACSALLASLSGYQYTRKAWRKDMLDLLLDNAFFQMHLSCLPFWRMIMDSLMTYDNTTFRELMTRVSLSQAGSLNIFSSRDQEYEQRSMLLKRLAFVIYCSEFDQHNKYMPDIQEQLANSLRLVPMGPSVQAAVFLCFRVLLLRMSPDHVTSLWPIIIAEMVQVFLQMEQELKSESEERNQQMRMPSGIDVSWSAASGTSNGYNSQTPMQHWRSVQLEACKLLELGCVLPATKLPHFQMYRWAFVGTEFDVHEEEVRLPNGSLENLATLPSALYVPHVRRVARLMDMKYTSQSPILQRPSNRHLMLHFQQLQSLQELYAFFTTLGISCPQPRNFADTENDVANCLKEIEELLANDFLEKLPSITTPR from the exons ATGGAATCCGCGGACGCACTCGTCGAGGAGCAGAAGCTCATGGCCGAGGCCAAGTACCGCACATATGTAACCAATATCGACAAGGCGCTGCGCAATTTTGAGTACTCCAGCGAATGGGCGGATTTGATATCGGCTTTGGGCAAGCTCAGCAAG GCGATATCGAGCAATACGCAGTACCAGGTCATACCCCGGCGACTGAAGATAGCCAAGCGGCTGGCCCAATGCATGCATCCCGCCCTGCCCTCCGGGGTGCATCTGAAGGCCCTGGAGACCTATTCGGTGATATTCAGCAAAACAGGACCGGAGCGCCTGGCCACGGAGTTTATATATAG cgcTGGGCTTTTCCCGCTCCTTGGGTACGCGGCCATGAATGTACGTCCCGCCTTGTTGGCTATCTATGAAACCTATTTCGTACCCCTGGGTGACAAACTGAGGCCCGCTCTAAGCGGTTTTCTGAATGGCGTGCTACCTGGCTACGACTGCGGTCTGGATCACTTCGAGCGGATTAGCACTCTACTAAAACAAGTCTGCAATGCCGTCAATCCCATGCACTTTTACACAGTTCTTTGGGAATCGGTGGCCAACAATGCGGCCATTCGTCTGCCGGCCATCACCTACCTGCTGGAGCACTTTAACAAGCGATTGGACATGCAGGAGCAGATCTATATTATGGGACACAACAGGGAGATCATGATGTCAGCTTTGTGTGTCTGTTTAAATGACTCGTTGATCCTGGTCCAGCGAAACACCCTGGAGTTCCTGCTGCTCGGCTTCCCCATGCATACGGTGCTGCTCTCTGAGGATGATTTAGTCAAACTAGTCACCAATGGGCTCAATACTATACTGCGTAGAGACATGTCGCTGAATAGGAGATTGTTCAGCTGGCTGTTGGGCAGCGAGGTGGCCAAAAACACGCCAACCTATGATACATTATCGTTGGACACCTCAAACGCCCCATTGGAGGAGGAACCGGAACCATATTTCGTTAAGCACTCGCGTCACATTCTAATTAGAGCTTTAATCACCACCCTGAGACTGAGCTTGGAATGTGCTCCCATGGATCTAAAGCCCTACAGGATCATGCTCTCCCTCCTTGATAAGGCAGAGATTGGCAGCGCAGTACTTGACTATGTGCTCCATGACATTATTCGAGCTATGTACATCTCGAGTGGCAACGCAGAGGCTTTAAAGTCTGCCAATCTGCTGTTTGCCACCTTTGACCCAGCTTATATCTGGAGCTATATGACCAACATGTTTGAGAAAGCCTGCCAGCAGGCGAACTCCACGCAAGACCATTCCCAGGCGGGTGAAACCTCCGGAAAATATGCATGCGACGTGGGATCCGGAGATCCGTGTGTACTGGAGATCTGCGTGCTGACAGAATTTCTGCTGGAAACCGTTTCTCTTGAGATGTATACGGAAACCACCAGGGTGTATCTTCCCAAGGTGTTCCTGGCCATCACTCAACTTCTTTCGTTACACATGGATCACGTGAGCAGTAACGAGATCACTGCGTCGCTAAAGCTCTGCATGAAGATCGTTTCGAGGGTTCAGCCCATGATAAC AAGTCCCATAAAACTGAATAAGCTGATAGAGCAGAGCGGTGGCTCATCGTCGGATGAAAAGATTACGATGAATTTGGCTAGTGAGGCCGGCAAGGCGGAAACGGGAGCGCAGGGTAGTTCCCTAGAGAAGAGCAAGTCTGACTCTAGACTAAATCAGTTTGCTGAAAATACGCTGAATAGCGCAGATCCCAACGATGAAGAACTCATCCGTCGTTCAGCGTCCAATCAGAGTGTGGGTCGTCAAAGTCCCAACAAAAAGAAGGCTAAGTCAATATCTCGACTTTCTGAGCTGGATAAGGAT ATCAGTGCCTCGGACACTGGCCAGCAGTCATCCTCAGATCTGGACACTCCGCGGAGCATAAAGAAGCTTAAGGCCAAGGCCAAGGTGCCATTTATAAGGAGTCCCAAAAAGCAACGACCCAAGGATATTGTATTGATTCAATCAAATGCATCACCGGAAGTGGGAGATGGACCTAGCTCAGAAGAGCCCAAAAGTGCACCACCGGATCAGACGCCGCAGTTTCAATTGGATGAGGAGAGCCGGGCTACCCAACAGCGTGGATTCTCGATTCTAGAGAAGTGCATTCGACAGTATGAGATCTTTTTCGAGGTTTACTTGTCCCGAAAACTTCTTCACATCGAATCGGAACCAAAGGAATGCTCTGTTAAGGTTCAGCTACAGCGAACCACAAGCACCATCCATACTTCCAATCTGTTCATGGCTGAGCAGGTGCTGGATCACGAGTGCCCAGTAAGACAGTCACAAATAGAGCGACTGTTCAACTTGCTTCGCGTTGACATTGTGCCGCGTTCCAAGCAGCTACAGCGATTGCTCAATCGATCTTTGCCGTTGCCCGCCAGTGCTAGTGAGTTGAGTAGCGACAGCGAAGCGCAGGAAGATATGCAACAGAGCCGGCTCATTGATGGACAGACCCAGCGCAGTGTGCAACAACTAGCGGAGCTTCAGCTGAGTCTTTCTCTGCGCGGAGCTGTTAAGCTGGCGTCCACTCTACTGGTCGAGATGTCAACCTTTCCCAACTGCAATAAACACGTCGTGCTGGACAAAAATG AGCCTGAATTGCCCAACTGGTTGAAAGTCCTATGCCTGGTGGCATGCTTTGCCCAGAGCGACAAGGAACTGCAAGTGGCTTCTATTACCACATTATTCGATCTAATAAG CCTGCTGCGCTCCCAAATCGAGCACACGACTAGTCCCGGAGTCACCTTTGTAGTAATGCTGCCGCTTTTGAAGTTCGGCCATGTCAGCTATATGGAGCAGCACACGCGCGTCTTTCAATTGGTCAGCTCCATTTTGTGGGACTACCTGGGAAGCGCAGGCATAGATCCTGCTCAAATTGCAGCCCTCCTTCATCAGCTACACAGCTGCCTCGAAAGCGGTCTGGTAGAAACGGTCATCGGCAATCGAATGCAGTCGCAACATTTGCTTCAAGTGCAACCACAATCGCGTTCAGACTTGGGAAAAGCAGCCATACGCAACTTTCAAATGGAGCGATTGGCGGAAGCGCAGCTACTCTGTCCTACAGAGTCCACGGAAAGATTAAGAGAGAGTCAGGCCCGGAGCTTCAAAAAGTTCGAGCTGCTGTGGCATCTGGGCAGAGACAAACAGACGGCGCGCGGTTTCGAAAAAACGCTGTTGAAAGTGCTGGACACCCTCGCATTGCCACATTACATGTCCGAGCGCACTTTTGTGACCAACTGGCTGCAGGCATCGCTCCTGCGTGGGGATCTTGCCCGTCTGACCAAGCCTCTCTACAAGATCCTACTCTCGGCCAGCTCCAAGCGCGTTGGCATCGTCCACATGCAGCAGCTGTACCGTGAATCGGAGACCGAGGTTACGCCTGCTTTCGAGCGGGATGTATACGCCATCAGTTCGGAACAAGGCAATGTAAAGTACCACCACATGGAGACTTCTAGTGGAAGTAAGAAAAAGAGTCCTATTAGAAACTTCCCAAAGAAGATCTTTGGAGTCACATTAAGTGGAGGAAAGGCTAACAAGGTATCCAACTTTGTCAGCGACAAATCTACTGTCGCCGCTTGCGCTGAGGCAAGCCAGGATATGAACACCATAGGTCTGATAATAAATCCACTTGAGAATGCCAACGACTTTGACGACGAAACGGATCTGGAGGAGCCCCGCATTGAGATCCCACACAAGGAGACCCCGCTGGAACAGAAACTAGCCAGCGCAATGGACGAGAGTGAGCAGCCTTCGCAGGAGCAACCAACTCAGCAACCAGATCACAGTCTTCAATATGACCAGGATATCACAGACCATTCGGACAGTAGCGATTTTGAGTCGGACTCTGAGCTTCGCGAAACGAGCATAGAAAAGGAAGACAGCCTCACTGTCAGTTCTAGTGCTGGAGTTAGTGATGATGTCAAGCGCTTCGTGGGCGACTGTGAAAGTGTCACTGACGCTTTGACGCAGCACGAAAAGATCAAGAGCCGCAAGACCTATCGTTTAACCAGGGAGAAAACCCCAGGAGAAACCAGTCTTAACTCGCTCGAGCAGAAAGACCACGATAGTATTTCTGACCTGCAGGCAGATGCGCTACCCGCTGATGAGTATTTCAAGGAGGACAAGAAACTGGGAAAGCGTAAAAAACTGCTCACATCTGGGGACAAAAAACGCCTAAGCTGCATTTCAAAGACCTCCACTGACAGCAACATCAGTGGCTCCCATGCAGAACAACCAGAGCATGAGGAAGAATCAGAGCCCGCAACCGAATCCACCATCAATGTAGAAGACAAACGACGTAACCTTAGTTTGGAGACCAGTAAGCTTCAGCCCGATATGCAGAAAACCCTAGAAAAGGGCAAGCAGAATGTGGAGATTCTACGGCAAAAtaatgcagctgcagctgctgcggcggcggcggcagcagagGAGCAGATCAGTGTACGCAGCTCAATGAAGAGCACCGTTTCCCTGACAGATGCGGCTCACCTGTACCACAACCACCTGCTGATTTACCTGGCTATTTACGACACCCGTCAGACCTTGTATGCCCTGCAGACACTTCGCAACATTATTTGCTGCGACAAACGTACCTTCCTTTGCTTGTCAATCACCACATCCTTTTCGAGCGCAAGTTTGAAGCAGCTGCTCGTGCGCCATCGGAAGAGCATCTCCGGCAAAGGATTTGATGGCGGTGTAGGCAACTCCGAGTATGCACAAGGATATCGGGGCTGCATGCAACTGGAGCTGCTGGTCACGCTCTGTTTGTTCTACGCACGTGGATACTTTCAGAAAGAATCATTGGATGCCCAGCGGCAGCCTCCAACACTGCAGGACATTGTGAACAACCGGAGGATTCAGCTGGAGAGCATCGAACTGCTGACCCTGATCTGCTCGGAACTTATAGAGATAGTCAAGGGCATGGGCAGGGGTCTGGCCAACTATATTGCCGATTTGTTGGCACGCGCCAAGCTCCAGAAGGTGATGCTGCACTGCCTCAACAGCTCTGTGTGCAGTTATGGTCGTAGAGCCAACACTAACAGTGGAAGCTATGCGGAGCAGGTGCTGAGCTTCAACGATCCTCAGGATGATCAGCTGCATGCAGACTGCTTCCAGCTTCAACTGCTACGTTTGCTTTTGGCTGTAATCCGCCTGGAGCACGAGGTTCATCAGCTCCGCCAGGATACGCCACCCGCAGCTGGGGAGGACTCCGCTGGCAATGCGTCGCCCACTCGCTTAGCAGAAGGAGCGACGGCCAATGTTAAGTACCTGCCCAACTGTCTGATTAGCCAACAGCCGATGTTCCTGGCCGCAGTGTTGGGTGCACTGCAGCAGGAACGATTGCGCCACTTGCACCGCAACTGGACGGATTTGGTGACGTCTTCGCTCAATTGTTTTTCCTTTGGCTCACTCACGAACATTGTGATCAGCGTGGTGCATCAACTGTGCAGCAATCTCGACCGCATTTCCAAGATGGGTCTACCCCAGCAGCGACACTTCCCTCCGGACTATGTGGTATCCCAACTGGAGGCTCTAACCATCTTGTGTCACTACTGTTTACTAGACAATACGCAGCAGACGGCGCTGTCGCACCTGTTTAACCAAGCTTACCCGCAGACCAGCTCGTCGGCGCAGAGTTCAAGCACGGGTCAGTTGCTCAACAGCATCGTTCATTCCTTCCTGTCGGCCAGTGAATCCTCCACTTCAGCGCCGGCTCCAAGGAATCCCCAACTGCAGGCTGCTCGCAATGCAGTCCTATCTCATCTCCCAAGGATAATGAGCAGCGTGGCTGCCATTTGGGACAGCGAGCTGGGGCAATTGCGTCCGGTTCGTCAGCAGCTTCTAGAGTTCCTATCCCCGGTGTCCCTGCATCACGGCTGCAACTTCCTCGCGGCTGTAGCTGTCACCTGGCAGCAGCGGGGAATCGCAACAAATATGAGCGGACTAAGCATCGCAGAGCAGTTCCAAAAGAACTCCATGCTACAGGCATGTCCTGCCCAGCTTTCTTTGGTTTCACTAGTATCTAGCATACGTGTAATGCCCATGGACTCCTTCGTAATGACATTGCACCATGTTGTGCGCTCACCGCCGCCAATTCATCGGCCACCTGCCCAGCTCAGCATTGAGGTGAGTGCTTTGGAGCTCTTCTACTTCTACATGAAGTCGGCACCTGCGCCTCAATTAGCGGATGCCTGGAGCTCGCTGCTGGCCCTCATCCGGGATGGCTTGAATCTGACACCACCGGCGCAGTTTGCTTTGCTGATGCTACTCAACGAGTTTGTGCAGCGCTGCCCGCAGATGCCATTCCAGGACAAGAAAGAAGTGCGTGAGCTACATGATGTCACCTCTCGATTGGTGGACTCCCTCTCCAGCGTTGCAGGATCCTGTCTAGAGCAGACGACATGGCTGCGTCGCAATCTGGCCGTAAAAGAAGATACCGATGGGTTAGCCAAGGATAACAGTGTTGGCGGAGGAGGTCTACAGCAATATTCGCTGCAAGCACAGAGTGTTCTCGCAGCGATACTCTCAAATCTACTGGACGTGGCCTATGGCTCGCAGGAAAAGGACAAGGTGGTGAACATAGTGACGCCGCTGCTGTACAACATTACTCCGTATTTGAAGAACCACACTGCTCGGAATGTTCCCTTTTTCTACGcctgctctgctctgctggCCAGCCTGAGTGGCTACCAGTACACTAGGAAGGCTTGGCGAAAGGATATGCTGGATCTCTTGCTGGACAACGCCTTCTTCCAGATGCATCTGTCGTGCCTGCCCTTCTGGCGCATGATCATGGACAGCCTGATGACCTACGACAACACCACGTTCCGGGAGCTGATGACCCGCGTCTCCCTCTCGCAGGCGGGCAGTCTGAACATCTTTAGCTCCCGGGATCAGGAGTATGAGCAGCGGTCCATGTTGCTCAAGCGACTCGCCTTCGTTATTTATTGCAGCGAGTTCGACCAGCACAACAAGTACATGCCAGACATCCAGG AACAATTGGCCAACAGTCTGCGGCTTGTTCCCATGGGTCCTTCCGTGCAAGCGGCCGTTTTCCTGTGCTTCCGCGTGCTGCTCCTTCGCATGTCACCCGACCACGTCACCTCGCTGTGGCCCATAATCATTGCGGAAATGGTGCAGGTGTTTCTGCAAATGGAACAAGAGCTCAAATCGGAGAGCGAAGAGCGGAA CCAACAAATGCGCATGCCTTCTGGGATTGATGTGTCCTGGTCCGCTGCTTCTGGAACTAGCAATGGTTACAATTCGCAAACACCGATGCAGCACTGGCGATCTGTGCAGTTGGAGGCCTGCAAGCTGCTTGAATTGGGATGTGTGCTGCCCGCCACCAAGCTGCCACATTTCCAGATGTATCGATGGGCCTTTGTGGGCACCGAGTTCGATGTTCACGAGGAGGAGGTGCGCCTGCCCAACGGAAGTCTGGAGAACCTCGCTACCTTGCCCAGCGCGCTTTATGTGCCGCATGTCAGGCGTGTGGCCAGGCTGATGGACATGAAGTACACCAGCCAGTCACCG ATACTGCAACGCCCCAGCAATAGACACCTGATGTTGCACTTTCAACAACTGCAATCGCTGCAAGAGCTGTATGCCTTTTTCACCACGCTGGGTATCAGTTGTCCCCAGCCGCGTAATTTTGCCGACACGGAGAACGATGTGGCTAATTGCTTGAAGGAGATCGAAGAGCTGTTGGCCAACGATTTTCTGGAGAAGCTGCCCAGCATAACCACGCCGAGATGA
- the LOC6531017 gene encoding uncharacterized protein LOC6531017 — MKIALTVENGPCNSELRGWCLAIAIYWLVSTTFSVILAPNALNFVGFAIFVVANICLLIGTLKEKPVLVFVWLIFAAIEVISFPFAVFGVIFHYGGYREATGLNSTFGALFIYILTLLVILFSARLVYSFYLQLKNSEASKQTPRALNVV; from the exons atgaaaatcgcCCTGACGGTGGAAAATGGGCCCTGCAATAGCGAATTGCGCGGCTGGTGCCTGGCAATTGCGATCTACTGGCTAGTGTCCACGACTTTTAGCGTGATATTAGCTCCGAATG CTCTTAACTTCGTTGGATTCGCCATATTTGTAGTCGCCAACATATGCTTGCTGATAGGAACCCTAAAG GAAAAGCCAGTTCTGGTGTTTGTCTGGCTGATATTCGCTGCCATCGAAGTCATTTCCTTTCCGTTTGCCGTGTTCGGTGTTATCTTCCACTACGGAGGATACCGTGAAGCGACCGGATTAAACAGCACTTTCGGCGCCCTGTTTATCTACATCCTCACACTTC TTGTTATCCTGTTCAGCGCCCGACTCGTGTACTCCTTCTACCTCCAGCTGAAAAACAGCGAAGCCAGCAAACAAACGCCACGCGCCTTAAATGTGGTTTAG
- the LOC6531018 gene encoding uncharacterized protein LOC6531018, translated as MLSRVFCMRLNTYGVVIGWLGVILSFLATIILSVALGFVDEIAQQIAKDSNNSDMTATQIRSVLIIVFSVYLALKVINLLASAMLVAGTVKERHLLLLPWLINNGVLLVFGIVANIAMLAQVIETTPFVGALPIILVDVGLLVLSWYLYYGIYSLFKQIQASSEIQRPLIPPPTQQTNSYPSYTKI; from the exons ATGCTGTCCAGGGTCTTCTGCATGCGCCTGAACACCTATGGTGTGGTCATTGGATGGCTGGGCGTGATTCTCTCCTTCTTGGCCACGATCATTTTGTCCGTCGCCCTGGGATTCGTCGATGAAATTGCGCAGCAGATCGCCAAGGATTCCAATAATTCCGACATGACGGCCACCCAGATTCGCAGTG TGCTAATCATCGTGTTCAGTGTTTACTTGGCGCTCAAGGTGATTAATCTTCTGGCTTCGGCCATGTTGGTTGCAGGTACCGTTAAG GAACGTcatctgctcctgctgccctGGCTGATCAACAATGGAGTCCTGCTTGTCTTTGGAATCGTCGCCAATATTGCAATGTTGGCCCAGGTCATCGAAACTACGCCATTCGTGGGCGCCCTTCCGATCATTTTGGTGGATGTGGGCCTGCTTG TGCTGAGCTGGTATCTGTACTACGGCATCTACTCGCTCTTCAAGCAGATCCAGGCATCCAGTGAGATCCAGCGCCCGCTGATCCCGCCGCCGACCCAGCAGACCAACTCCTATCCCAGCTACACCAAGATTTAA
- the LOC6531019 gene encoding uncharacterized protein LOC6531019 isoform X2 has translation MSHLVMRRRILLMVLLFAGPLRNAPFGGAQVAIATSPTTGRDRQIPAEWQRDWDLDPDWGFTGSVDRYSVAPPTTSRTLDNLYPFDGGNPSPKTSEAEMDNQFGDSYLGTYPALFGRQWHLQHRKQLQLQHKWQSPAPPFADVKPKREPTSWPPDDEEPPLPYPYAYNLRWKRKNVPESLRYMPSISAAMTNLGGFFNRLEANLRFAEQSQLGESETRMLEGKHPHPLHLPPDAPRDSEQQQQENDRKTSKLLQALRDYRPSQKIRSLVSRNPQGYRGSQFIDPSYMWLGLGK, from the exons ATGTCGCACCTGGTGATGAGGCGACGGATTCTGCTCATGGTTTTGCTGTTTGCAG GTCCACTGCGAAACGCACCTTTTGGCGGCGCACAGGTAGCGATAGCGACATCACCCACCACTGGTCGTGACCGCCAAATTCCGGCGGAGTGGCAACGGGACTGGGACTTGGATCCGGACTGGGGTTTCACTGGAAGTGTGGACAGGTACTCAGTCGCGCCGCCGACGACGTCACGCACTCTGGACAACCTTTATCCTTTCGATGGCGGAAATCCGTCGCCAAAAACGAGTGAAGCGGAAATGGATAACCAATTCGGAGATAGCTATCTCGGCACGTATCCGGCGTTGTTTGGTCGCCAGTGGCACCTTCAGCACCgcaagcagctgcagctgcagcacaaGTGGCAATCTCCGGCTCCTCCATTTGCGGACGTCAAGCCCAAGAGGGAACCCACCAGCTGGCCACCCGACGACGAGGAGCCGCCGCTTCCGTATCCCTACGCCTACAACTTGCGCTGGAAACGAAAGAACGTCCCGGAGTCGCTTCGATATATGCCCTCGATTAGTGCTG CCATGACCAATCTGGGCGGATTTTTCAACCGCCTGGAGGCGAACCTGCGCTTCGCGGAGCAGTCCCAACTGGGTGAGTCCGAGACGCGAATGCTGGAGGGGAAGCACCCGCACCCACTGCACCTGCCGCCCGACGCTCCTCGAGATtccgagcagcagcagcaggagaacGACCGGAAGACATCGAAGCTCCTGCAAGCGCTGCGCGACTACAGGCCGTCCCAGAAGATTCGATCGCTGGTGTCGCGCAATCCGCAGGGATACCGCGGCTCCCAGTTCATAGATCCCAGCTACATGTGGCTGGGTCTGGGCAAATGA
- the LOC6531019 gene encoding uncharacterized protein LOC6531019 isoform X1 — translation MSHLVMRRRILLMVLLFAGPLRNAPFGGAQVAIATSPTTGRDRQIPAEWQRDWDLDPDWGFTGSVDRYSVAPPTTSRTLDNLYPFDGGNPSPKTSEAEMDNQFGDSYLGTYPALFGRQWHLQHRKQLQLQHKWQSPAPPFADVKPKREPTSWPPDDEEPPLPYPYAYNLRWKRKNVPESLRYMPSISAGAMTNLGGFFNRLEANLRFAEQSQLGESETRMLEGKHPHPLHLPPDAPRDSEQQQQENDRKTSKLLQALRDYRPSQKIRSLVSRNPQGYRGSQFIDPSYMWLGLGK, via the exons ATGTCGCACCTGGTGATGAGGCGACGGATTCTGCTCATGGTTTTGCTGTTTGCAG GTCCACTGCGAAACGCACCTTTTGGCGGCGCACAGGTAGCGATAGCGACATCACCCACCACTGGTCGTGACCGCCAAATTCCGGCGGAGTGGCAACGGGACTGGGACTTGGATCCGGACTGGGGTTTCACTGGAAGTGTGGACAGGTACTCAGTCGCGCCGCCGACGACGTCACGCACTCTGGACAACCTTTATCCTTTCGATGGCGGAAATCCGTCGCCAAAAACGAGTGAAGCGGAAATGGATAACCAATTCGGAGATAGCTATCTCGGCACGTATCCGGCGTTGTTTGGTCGCCAGTGGCACCTTCAGCACCgcaagcagctgcagctgcagcacaaGTGGCAATCTCCGGCTCCTCCATTTGCGGACGTCAAGCCCAAGAGGGAACCCACCAGCTGGCCACCCGACGACGAGGAGCCGCCGCTTCCGTATCCCTACGCCTACAACTTGCGCTGGAAACGAAAGAACGTCCCGGAGTCGCTTCGATATATGCCCTCGATTAGTGCTG GAGCCATGACCAATCTGGGCGGATTTTTCAACCGCCTGGAGGCGAACCTGCGCTTCGCGGAGCAGTCCCAACTGGGTGAGTCCGAGACGCGAATGCTGGAGGGGAAGCACCCGCACCCACTGCACCTGCCGCCCGACGCTCCTCGAGATtccgagcagcagcagcaggagaacGACCGGAAGACATCGAAGCTCCTGCAAGCGCTGCGCGACTACAGGCCGTCCCAGAAGATTCGATCGCTGGTGTCGCGCAATCCGCAGGGATACCGCGGCTCCCAGTTCATAGATCCCAGCTACATGTGGCTGGGTCTGGGCAAATGA